In Zingiber officinale cultivar Zhangliang chromosome 1A, Zo_v1.1, whole genome shotgun sequence, the DNA window TGTCTTTCCTCGGCAACTTATAGCAGCATCTTGTTTTTCCTCGGCAGTCTTTTGTCTTCCCTCGGCAACGTGACTGCATCCTCCTCTGTTCTTTCTGTGACGTTCTGCGATACTGGTAACATGCTTCCCCTTCTTAGCTTTTTGTTTGATTTCTTACAACAGCCATCGTTCTTCATCCATCTAGCCAACAAAtgtcaccttttttttttttttggccacATCGTCCTTCTTCGTCATGTTCGGCGACAAATACTTTTTTGAGTTATATTGAAAAAGCTTGCACATATTTTCGATTTACCAAAAGTGCCAGCATTCCTTTATAACACGTGAGATAaggttcattaaaaaaaaaaaaaaatctgattcaTCGATGGTGTCAAATTCAGTAAAGGAAGAGTTTTTAAATTTCTAATAAGGtgtctttaatttttattttacaataatttagtactttgatttttttttacagtAACCTATAGTATTATTATTATCCTATGTACAGGTTTAATAAGATGGAGTGGGATAATGGTGAAGAagatgatcaaaatattgatgatTATTATGATGAGCATGATGATAGTTCGGATCAAAGTTCGGATGATGAAGTTTTTATAAACAGGAATTGTGTACTTGGTTTTTGGATGGTTTTGAAGGATATGAGAAAATATGTACATAAAGGTTTGATGGAGAGTAATGAGCAAAAAGATAATGTTCGACGTGTTTTGTTGCACAATCTTATGACTTCTAGCGATGCATGCCATAGCATTCTTAGGGTGAATTTAGCTGGTTTTAGGCGCTTGTGTGAAATATTAAAGCACAACAATAGGGTAAAAGGCAATAGGAATTCAAGTGTTGAAGAAAAGGTTGCTAAATTTTTATATTTGCTCGGTCATGATGTCAAAAATAGAGAATTGAGTTTTTTCTTTCGTCGTAGTACAAGGACTACTAGTAATCACTTTCATGAAGTCTTGAAAGCCATTATTAGCCTTCATGCTGAATTTATAAAGCAACCAGATGGATCTGAAATTCCTCCTCATATAGAGAGTAGCAACAGATTCTATCCTTACTttaaggtatttttttttatcattttgaaCTTCAGAAGTTTTGTAATATATTTTGTAGCCACATATGTCGATTGTCTCTTAATTGCAGGATTGTGTAGGTGCATTAGATGGAACTCATATACGTGTTAAGGTATCTGATGTAGATGCACCTCAATATAGAGGAAGAAAGGATTGGCCAACTACCAATGTGTTGGCTGGATGCTCCTTTGATTTGAAGTTCACATATGTTCTAGCCGGATGGGAAGGAACTGCCTCTGATTCTCGAATCATAAAAAATGCTCTATCTAAACGTGATAAATTGATAATTCCTCATGGTATATAGTTTACAATTAATGTTTATTAGTAGACAATATTTGAAAGTAAATATGACTAACTTATATCTTTGATTTGGTGGTAGGTAAATATTATTTAGTTGACTCTGGGTTTATGTTGAAGAGAGACTTGATTACCCCTTATCGAGGAATTCGTTATCACTTGAAAGAATATTCGAGATGTGACCCTACAAAtgcaaaagagttattcaatctTCGACATGCAACTCTTCGCGGTGCAATCGAGAGAGCTTTTggggttttaaaaaagagatttccaATTATTGCTAGTGGAACAGAGCCTTATTATGAAGTTGATATTCGTACCGATATTATCTTAGCATGTTGTATTCTTCATAATTTTTTAATGGGGGTGGATCCAGATGAGAGATTAATTAATGAAGTGGATCATGAATTGAGTGCAACTTCTAACAATGAAGCAAGTCACAATGAAAGACAAGACGATGACTGGAGGCAAGGAAGCATGGTTAGAGATAACATAGctaatgctatgtagttagattacAATATTAACTAAAGAAGGGTTATTTCGatttattagaaaattatcaaaagaATCATGATGTTATGATGTAATATATTGATTATGAGTCATTTTTATTTTACTTCTTATATGCTAGTAATGTTTGATTCGAACAATGTAATGGATTGAATATGTTTTTTTGATAACTCTTAAGGTTAGATGTTGATCTattggattttattttatttttatacctGTAATTTGCTTGTCAAACCAATATTATTATACTTGAATGTTTACAATTGTGAataagatttgattttttttttccatgttcATGTGTGCATTTGATGTAGGTCTTGATTAAGAATGGATACACCAATTGAACAAGTGAAGAGAGATGTGATTAAGTGGATGGAAGAGATGGATAGAATTTTCATAGATGCTATGTTAGAACAACAAGTTAATGGTAACCGAATAGGTGGCACTTTCACATCTACTGCGTACAAAGATATGGTTGTCATTTGTAGTGAAAAGATTGAAATCCCATTGACGAAGGATAATTTGAAGAACAgaattaaaacattaaaaagtCATTTCAATTCATGTTATGATTTGTTTAAGAATGCAAGTGGAGTTCAATGGCATGCTGAAAGTAGAAGATTTGAGGCCGAGGAGGCGGTTTGGAAGCAACTTATTGATGTAAATATTAATTCATTTTTAGTCAATCATTGTATTTCtaaatatgtttaaaaaattgtctagattaatccattaatcaattattttcatttcttttcttctAAATATTTTGGTCAAACTATTTCACTTTTGACAATGTCCTGATACATTATCTACATTACTTTTGACAAGTTCATTTTGCTTGTAGATGACAccagatatgtatgacatgcatcTATATATTCTATAAAAAGTATTATGTATGGCATGCATCTGTTTTTTGCTTCCTCTGTTTCATGGATTCACCTACCAACTTGATTGATTTGCTTCACTCGGACCAACCATAAATGTAGTTATCATTGTATTTctaattatgtttaaatttgtCTAGGCTAATCCATCAATCAAGAAGTGGAGATATACCCCGGTACCTCATTATGAGAAGCTGTTAGAGTTGTTTGCTCACGATAGGGCAAATGGTCAAAGAGCTTCTATTGCTGCAGAAAGAAATGTTGAAATTATTTTAGAGGAAGAACAAAGAGATCTTGGATTAGATGATGAACATGAGACTTTCGAAGTGATCCCTGATAGTCCACCATTTGACGATCGATCAAggaagagaaagcttgcatctatTGATTCATATGGCAGTAAGAAAAATTCAGTCATCGACATTCATGTCAAGGAAGTTGTTACTGCAATTGATCGTTCAACTTCAGTGATTGAAAATAGGTCATTTCGCCAACAAAATGTGAATGAGAAACTCTACAAAGCTCTAGTTTGTGCTGGTGTTCCAGATAAAAATATACTTGCTGCGTATCTATTTCTAGGAGAGAACAAGGAGAAGATGATGCTTTTCATGGGATGCCCACCAGAGAAGAGGTTGgaatttctaaaaatgatattcTCTTTCTGATTTTGATCGACTATGTCACATGATAGTCACAATTTTGTAAAGCTCTAGAATATTTGGTACAAAAAAGTGAACTAC includes these proteins:
- the LOC122039083 gene encoding uncharacterized protein LOC122039083; this translates as MEWDNGEEDDQNIDDYYDEHDDSSDQSSDDEVFINRNCVLGFWMVLKDMRKYVHKGLMESNEQKDNVRRVLLHNLMTSSDACHSILRVNLAGFRRLCEILKHNNRVKGNRNSSVEEKQPDGSEIPPHIESSNRFYPYFKDCVGALDGTHIRVKVSDVDAPQYRGRKDWPTTNVLAGCSFDLKFTYVLAGWEGTASDSRIIKNALSKRDKLIIPHGKYYLVDSGFMLKRDLITPYRGIRYHLKEYSRCDPTNAKELFNLRHATLRGAIERAFGVLKKRFPIIASGTEPYYEVDIRTDIILACCILHNFLMGVDPDERLINEVDHELSATSNNEASHNERQDDDWRQGSMVRDNIANAM